One window of the Petroclostridium xylanilyticum genome contains the following:
- a CDS encoding sugar phosphate isomerase/epimerase family protein yields the protein MSKFILSAFADEIDMDLKTQMDVLEQHGIGYIEMRGVNGKNLVEYSLDEVREIKKQLDARGFKLSAIGSPIGKIKITDDFAPHLELFKHTLEIATVMEAKYIRMFSFFMPKGEDPAKYRDEVMNRWNQFIKAAEGTGLVLLHENEKDIYGDTAERCLDLLQTMNCNYLKATFDPANFIQCDEETYPKAYELLKDFVVYVHIKDAVYSDHHVVPAGEGDGKVKEILTALHNRGFEGFLSLEPHLGAFAGLAALELDPKIQSLPEGGPKQFAIAAQALKKILAGIEK from the coding sequence ATGAGCAAATTTATTTTATCTGCCTTTGCAGATGAGATTGACATGGATTTAAAAACCCAGATGGACGTATTGGAGCAGCATGGTATTGGTTATATTGAGATGAGAGGAGTTAATGGGAAGAACCTTGTAGAATACTCATTAGATGAAGTAAGAGAAATTAAAAAACAGCTGGATGCCAGGGGATTTAAGCTTTCTGCCATCGGGTCGCCTATAGGAAAGATTAAGATTACTGATGATTTTGCACCTCATCTTGAGCTTTTTAAACATACATTGGAGATTGCAACAGTTATGGAAGCAAAATATATCCGAATGTTCAGTTTTTTTATGCCAAAAGGAGAAGATCCTGCAAAGTATAGAGATGAAGTGATGAATAGATGGAATCAGTTTATAAAAGCAGCAGAAGGTACCGGATTGGTACTTTTGCATGAAAATGAAAAGGATATCTATGGAGACACTGCAGAAAGATGTCTGGATTTATTACAAACTATGAACTGCAATTATTTAAAAGCTACTTTTGATCCTGCCAATTTTATACAATGTGATGAAGAGACATATCCTAAGGCTTATGAATTGCTAAAGGATTTTGTGGTTTACGTGCATATTAAGGATGCTGTGTATAGTGATCATCACGTGGTACCGGCTGGGGAAGGAGACGGAAAAGTAAAAGAAATTTTAACTGCACTTCATAATAGAGGATTTGAAGGTTTCCTATCCTTGGAACCTCACCTCGGAGCATTTGCTGGTCTGGCAGCATTGGAACTGGATCCTAAAATTCAAAGTCTTCCTGAAGGTGGTCCAAAACAATTTGCAATTGCTGCGCAAGCATTGAAAAAGATACTTGCTGGGATTGAAAAATGA
- a CDS encoding sugar phosphate isomerase/epimerase family protein: MSTLKLTVVTDEIDQDLESAVKFGIRLGVFRYELRSGWGSRFPLFSNEQIECIKRIKKDYNIEFTAVSPGLFKVPLDTDEMKEHRGSLLEKTLFLAEELEVKRIIIFGVKRSDADQPADYERVLDVLGESSLKAVSKGFNVNLENEPGWWADTSENVYRMLKDLEGSGLKLNWDVGNLFNAGEESYCAGYQLLRKYIDNVHVKDVKKTDGGNIFVPVGYGEIDWKNQLKDLNTDGYKGNIVIETHCEPKREATCKSIEYVRNICNI; encoded by the coding sequence ATGAGTACTTTGAAACTGACAGTTGTAACTGATGAAATTGACCAGGATTTAGAATCAGCAGTAAAATTTGGCATACGGTTGGGAGTATTCCGGTATGAATTAAGAAGTGGGTGGGGCAGCCGGTTTCCGCTGTTTTCTAATGAACAGATTGAGTGCATTAAAAGAATAAAGAAAGATTATAATATAGAATTTACAGCAGTTTCTCCCGGTTTATTTAAGGTACCATTAGACACTGATGAGATGAAAGAACATAGAGGCAGCTTACTGGAAAAAACTCTCTTTTTAGCAGAAGAACTCGAGGTGAAAAGAATTATTATTTTTGGAGTAAAACGTTCGGATGCAGATCAACCTGCTGACTATGAAAGAGTCCTTGACGTTTTGGGGGAGAGCAGTTTGAAGGCAGTGAGCAAAGGGTTCAACGTTAATCTGGAAAATGAACCGGGATGGTGGGCGGATACCAGTGAGAATGTTTATAGAATGTTAAAAGATCTGGAAGGTTCAGGGCTAAAGTTGAATTGGGATGTAGGAAATTTATTTAATGCAGGCGAAGAAAGTTATTGTGCAGGATATCAGTTACTTAGAAAATATATCGACAATGTTCACGTAAAGGATGTAAAAAAGACTGATGGTGGAAATATCTTTGTACCGGTAGGTTATGGAGAGATCGACTGGAAAAATCAGCTTAAAGATTTAAACACTGATGGATATAAGGGAAATATAGTAATAGAAACCCATTGTGAACCAAAGCGGGAAGCGACATGCAAGTCAATAGAGTATGTGCGCAATATTTGCAATATTTAA
- a CDS encoding Gfo/Idh/MocA family protein, translated as MRKYKVGLIGIGGFGRVHADTIMDLAAEGYLELTAFAEPYIHLSKATYDKLISAGARHYSDYNDMLQSHPDIDFITIATPIHLHKDMSIAVMEKGFNVLLEKPPAVTIQDIDAIIQVQRLSGKLCAVNFQNTSGKAFQMLLEKVKQGILGEIQSITGVGMWKRTQAYYSRTAWAGKLVVNGKYILDGTINNPFAHLLNNCLIIAGYGNTTNAAPHWVQAELYKAHNIAGEDTSCVRIYTINGVEIRFFATLCNKFDDIPYISVQGSKGKAYWNFNNLLQITDEEGNKENYLFGQENLFKNIYDNLIDVLGDNNKQLFSSIESCRSFILASNGAFESCGRTIKIPEEHLIISQENDTVATYIKDIEEIFQKACSTGKLFSEVSAAWASTTKPFPMKGYNCFNLFL; from the coding sequence ATGAGAAAGTACAAGGTTGGGTTAATTGGTATTGGTGGATTTGGGCGGGTTCATGCGGATACTATTATGGATTTAGCAGCAGAAGGATATCTGGAACTAACAGCCTTTGCAGAACCTTATATTCATTTAAGTAAAGCAACTTATGATAAACTAATTTCGGCAGGAGCCAGACATTACAGTGATTATAATGATATGCTGCAAAGCCACCCTGATATTGATTTTATAACCATTGCTACTCCTATCCACCTGCATAAGGATATGAGTATTGCAGTAATGGAAAAAGGATTTAACGTACTTCTCGAGAAACCCCCTGCAGTTACCATCCAGGATATAGATGCTATTATACAGGTGCAGCGCCTAAGTGGAAAACTATGTGCAGTAAATTTTCAAAATACTTCCGGGAAAGCCTTTCAAATGTTATTAGAAAAGGTAAAACAAGGCATTCTCGGAGAAATACAGAGTATCACCGGTGTCGGGATGTGGAAAAGGACACAAGCCTATTATAGTAGGACAGCATGGGCGGGTAAATTAGTAGTGAACGGTAAATATATATTGGATGGAACTATCAATAATCCATTTGCACACCTTTTGAACAATTGCCTTATCATTGCAGGTTATGGTAATACAACAAATGCTGCACCCCATTGGGTACAAGCAGAATTATATAAGGCACATAACATTGCAGGCGAAGATACTTCGTGCGTGAGAATTTATACAATAAATGGAGTTGAGATAAGATTTTTTGCCACTTTATGTAATAAGTTTGATGATATTCCGTATATATCAGTGCAGGGTAGTAAAGGAAAAGCCTATTGGAATTTTAATAATTTGTTACAAATTACCGATGAAGAAGGGAATAAAGAAAATTATTTGTTTGGGCAAGAAAATCTATTTAAAAATATTTATGATAATCTGATAGATGTTCTTGGAGACAACAATAAACAATTATTTAGTTCCATAGAATCATGCCGCAGCTTTATACTGGCTTCCAATGGAGCCTTTGAGTCATGCGGTAGAACGATAAAAATACCGGAAGAACACTTAATCATTTCACAAGAAAATGATACGGTTGCAACGTATATTAAAGATATTGAAGAAATCTTTCAAAAAGCATGTTCTACTGGCAAACTGTTTTCAGAAGTTTCTGCGGCATGGGCTTCAACAACAAAGCCATTCCCGATGAAGGGATATAATTGCTTCAATCTATTTTTGTGA
- a CDS encoding carbohydrate ABC transporter permease: MKISKKATNTFLYYFFVSLAAFLMVYPVLWLIASSLKEHSEIFKNSYSLIPKRLNFENYVQGWKGFGGVTFATFFKNSLFIVILSTIGQVTSSALVAYGFSRVKFFGRKFWFVCMITTLMLPQQVLIVPQYILFNKLGWLNSFKPLIVPSFFGVPFFIFLIMQFIRGIPNELDESAKIDGCGKYAIFFRIILPLIVPALITSAIFSFYWKWEDFFGPLLYLQKTKLYPVSLALKMFADPAAVTNWGAMFAMSVASLVPVFIIFIMFQKYLVEGISTSGLKG; encoded by the coding sequence ATGAAAATATCAAAAAAAGCTACTAATACATTTTTATACTATTTTTTTGTATCGCTGGCAGCTTTTTTAATGGTTTACCCTGTTCTATGGTTGATAGCAAGTTCACTGAAAGAACATTCGGAAATATTTAAAAATTCCTATTCCCTTATACCTAAGCGCCTAAACTTTGAGAATTATGTTCAAGGATGGAAGGGATTTGGAGGAGTAACGTTTGCAACTTTTTTCAAAAATTCATTATTTATTGTTATACTTTCCACAATAGGGCAGGTTACGTCTTCTGCGCTGGTTGCCTATGGGTTTTCAAGGGTTAAGTTTTTTGGAAGGAAATTTTGGTTTGTTTGTATGATAACAACACTAATGCTGCCGCAGCAGGTATTGATTGTTCCACAATATATTTTATTTAATAAACTGGGTTGGCTAAATTCCTTTAAACCTTTAATTGTTCCGTCCTTTTTTGGAGTCCCGTTTTTTATCTTCTTAATCATGCAATTTATAAGGGGAATTCCAAACGAATTGGACGAGTCGGCGAAGATAGATGGCTGTGGAAAGTATGCAATATTTTTTAGAATTATATTGCCTTTAATTGTACCGGCACTTATTACGTCAGCAATATTCTCTTTCTATTGGAAATGGGAAGACTTTTTCGGACCTTTGTTGTATTTGCAGAAAACAAAGTTATATCCGGTATCGCTGGCTTTAAAAATGTTTGCCGATCCGGCTGCTGTTACCAACTGGGGAGCCATGTTTGCGATGTCTGTTGCATCACTTGTACCCGTATTTATAATATTTATCATGTTCCAGAAATATCTTGTTGAAGGTATTAGTACGAGTGGTTTAAAAGGATAG
- a CDS encoding sugar ABC transporter permease, whose protein sequence is MEIAKTIPEKPPILKKRKYRGEFDHAAGYVFISPWLIGFFVFTIIPIIASLYLSFTRYDILSAPVWIGLENYKTIFLKDERFWKALKVTFFYVFVHVPIRLSFALAVAMLFRVNRPMVGLYRTIFYIPSVIGGSVAVAVMWRQLFGVEGALNSILVALGIIEKGFGWIGDPRTAIWTLILLAVWQFGSPMLIFLAGLKQIPNSLYEAASIDGANRWRKFTNITIPSLTPIIFFNFIMQTINGFMAFTQCFVITEGGPFDSTLFYAVYLFQKTFSYYEMGYGSALAWILLVIVAIFTGIIFKSSSYWVYYESKEN, encoded by the coding sequence TTGGAAATTGCAAAAACAATTCCTGAAAAACCACCTATACTAAAAAAAAGAAAATATAGGGGAGAATTTGACCATGCTGCAGGATATGTCTTCATATCTCCCTGGCTTATTGGCTTTTTTGTATTTACCATTATCCCGATCATTGCGTCGCTATATTTGTCATTTACTCGTTATGACATTTTATCTGCACCGGTATGGATAGGATTGGAGAACTATAAAACGATTTTCTTAAAAGATGAAAGGTTTTGGAAGGCATTAAAGGTAACATTTTTTTATGTATTTGTCCATGTTCCTATCAGACTTTCTTTTGCACTTGCGGTGGCCATGCTGTTTAGAGTTAATCGGCCTATGGTAGGTTTGTATAGGACTATATTCTATATACCATCTGTTATCGGCGGTAGCGTTGCTGTAGCGGTAATGTGGCGTCAATTGTTTGGTGTAGAAGGGGCATTGAACTCTATTCTTGTGGCTTTGGGAATAATCGAGAAAGGATTCGGTTGGATCGGCGATCCAAGAACGGCGATCTGGACACTTATCCTTCTGGCAGTTTGGCAGTTCGGTTCACCAATGCTGATTTTCCTCGCTGGGTTAAAACAAATACCAAACAGCTTATATGAAGCAGCTTCTATTGATGGTGCCAACAGGTGGAGGAAGTTTACGAATATTACAATTCCATCACTTACCCCAATTATATTTTTTAATTTTATTATGCAGACAATTAACGGATTTATGGCGTTCACGCAATGTTTTGTTATTACTGAGGGAGGACCTTTTGATAGTACTCTCTTTTATGCAGTATATCTATTCCAGAAAACATTTAGCTATTATGAAATGGGTTATGGTTCTGCATTAGCATGGATTTTACTTGTAATAGTCGCTATTTTTACCGGAATTATATTTAAGTCTTCATCTTACTGGGTTTATTATGAGTCAAAGGAGAACTAG
- a CDS encoding ABC transporter substrate-binding protein: MKKALALLLVVVLAISALLVGCGAKTETKGTPKSEATKEQAKEAPKTQAPAKKAVLRIMWWGSQDRHDRTLKVIDMYQKNNPGITLEPEFTSWDGYWEKIAAQAAANNLPDIFQQDYQYLKQYVDKGLLLNLNDFVKDNRLDLRDAAENSYSGGVVKGGLYAVNLGTNALNIAYDPELFKKAGVPEPQPGWTWDDYMDTAAKLHKALGIYADGNFPGGYFHGLKHYLRQHGEVFYAEDGTKLGYEDDKYFIEFFEKELQLVKAGVLPKPDVRLEIKSVENELIVTQKAAMLSAMHSNLIVAMTKAANRPLKLALLPTAKGEKKPGHYLKPSQFFSVAKSSKNADEAVKFINYFTNDIEANKVLLAERGVPISSKVREALKPLLSDSQKVMFDYIDLVIKNSSPIDPPDPAGHPEVDKLLKNIEQEILYEKITVEEAAKKFRQGANEILAKNKK; encoded by the coding sequence ATGAAAAAAGCTTTAGCATTATTACTAGTCGTAGTGCTAGCTATATCGGCACTGCTGGTTGGGTGTGGTGCAAAGACTGAAACCAAGGGAACTCCGAAAAGCGAGGCAACCAAGGAACAGGCGAAAGAAGCACCCAAGACACAGGCACCTGCTAAAAAAGCGGTATTAAGAATAATGTGGTGGGGTTCACAGGACCGTCATGACCGTACATTAAAGGTTATAGACATGTATCAGAAAAATAATCCGGGGATTACCCTTGAGCCGGAATTCACCAGTTGGGATGGCTATTGGGAAAAGATTGCTGCTCAGGCAGCTGCCAATAACCTTCCAGATATATTCCAGCAGGACTATCAGTATTTGAAGCAGTACGTGGATAAGGGATTATTGTTAAACTTAAACGACTTTGTTAAAGATAATAGACTGGACTTAAGAGATGCGGCTGAAAACAGTTATTCCGGTGGAGTTGTTAAAGGCGGGCTCTATGCGGTTAATTTAGGAACCAATGCATTAAACATTGCGTATGACCCTGAATTGTTTAAGAAAGCCGGTGTACCTGAACCACAACCAGGCTGGACATGGGATGATTATATGGATACAGCTGCCAAGCTCCATAAAGCTTTAGGAATTTATGCTGATGGCAATTTCCCCGGAGGATATTTCCATGGCCTTAAGCATTATCTAAGACAGCATGGAGAGGTTTTCTATGCAGAGGATGGAACAAAACTTGGCTATGAAGATGACAAATACTTTATAGAGTTCTTTGAGAAAGAATTACAATTGGTAAAAGCCGGAGTCCTTCCAAAACCTGACGTGAGACTGGAAATCAAGAGTGTAGAAAACGAACTGATTGTTACTCAAAAAGCAGCAATGCTTAGTGCTATGCATAGCAACCTGATTGTTGCAATGACCAAGGCGGCAAACAGACCGTTGAAATTGGCACTTCTGCCTACAGCCAAGGGTGAGAAGAAACCCGGTCATTATTTGAAACCTTCACAGTTTTTCTCAGTAGCAAAATCTTCTAAGAATGCAGATGAAGCAGTAAAATTTATAAACTATTTTACGAATGATATTGAAGCTAACAAAGTGTTACTAGCAGAACGTGGTGTACCAATTTCTTCAAAAGTTAGGGAAGCATTAAAACCATTGTTGAGTGATTCTCAGAAAGTAATGTTTGATTATATTGATCTTGTTATCAAGAACAGCAGTCCGATCGATCCTCCTGACCCTGCAGGACACCCTGAAGTGGATAAGTTGCTGAAAAACATCGAACAGGAAATATTGTATGAAAAAATCACTGTAGAAGAAGCTGCCAAAAAATTCAGACAGGGAGCTAATGAAATTTTAGCAAAAAATAAGAAATAG
- a CDS encoding response regulator transcription factor encodes MYKLLLVDDERIIREGIKCMVDWTGLGISIQEAKNGLEAYDMIVNEIPHIVLTDIKMPGLNGLELIEKTKERFPDIVFVILSGYGEFDFASKAMQYGVKYYLLKPSNENEITDVLIKVIAELKEKIEKEEFINSIKSKLEKVMPQVKEQFLRDGLMNRFYQEDQIGTEIAQANYEHNARRNSVLIDSILKCIDENIQNEQLSLSWIAKEILYMNEDYLGKLFKKEMNENFCHYVKRVRMEKAKKLIEEVKDCKICEVAEQVGCGSNPQYFAQIFKKYTGYTPTEYKKLFE; translated from the coding sequence ATGTATAAGCTTTTACTCGTAGATGATGAAAGAATTATTCGAGAAGGAATAAAATGCATGGTAGATTGGACCGGCCTGGGAATTAGTATACAGGAAGCAAAGAACGGACTGGAAGCTTATGATATGATTGTAAATGAAATACCTCATATTGTGTTGACGGATATAAAGATGCCGGGTTTAAATGGGTTGGAATTAATTGAAAAGACAAAAGAGAGATTTCCGGATATCGTTTTTGTTATTTTATCCGGATACGGAGAGTTTGATTTTGCAAGTAAAGCGATGCAGTATGGTGTTAAATATTACCTTCTGAAACCATCCAATGAGAATGAAATTACAGATGTTTTGATAAAGGTTATTGCTGAATTAAAGGAGAAAATAGAGAAAGAAGAATTTATCAACAGTATAAAAAGTAAGCTGGAGAAAGTTATGCCTCAAGTAAAGGAGCAGTTTTTACGAGACGGCTTAATGAATAGATTTTATCAAGAAGATCAGATAGGAACGGAAATTGCACAGGCCAATTATGAGCATAATGCTCGAAGAAACAGCGTATTAATTGATTCCATCTTAAAGTGCATAGATGAGAATATACAAAATGAACAGTTGTCCTTATCGTGGATTGCAAAAGAGATATTATATATGAATGAGGATTATCTGGGAAAACTTTTTAAAAAGGAGATGAATGAAAACTTTTGTCACTATGTTAAAAGGGTAAGAATGGAAAAAGCAAAAAAACTGATAGAAGAGGTAAAGGACTGCAAAATTTGTGAAGTTGCGGAACAGGTGGGCTGTGGTAGCAATCCTCAATACTTTGCGCAGATATTTAAGAAATACACAGGATATACTCCAACAGAATATAAAAAGTTATTTGAATAG
- a CDS encoding sensor histidine kinase gives MRNFYKNLKIKNKLFVIFLAETLILSLLSIIALQISFYIYDEQLYNQAVEVLNLWSTNVENKLKQVSKLSYNIISNMEVQQYLMTIKNDPSMYNKVVAGDKLDDKLLAWALSEKYIFSIQVIDTNGNRYEGGIDSLKIDKARLNDIVDKASRAEGKDLWIEPYGQDKAIISARVVRAIPELSLESLGTLIIIINPEKLIDKSSSLSSRYDPDIVILSGDNIIFEGYKAFPIKRLLLPKGREQGYLITQVDGKKYLIAYTTSDYTNWTYLNVIPYKAISKQTSNIRIIMTVLFLCIFIVIQYLGVNFARGITKPLERLTEEMKKVENGNFEEIQNVNLTSSNRKDEVESLEYDFRLMVDKINTLINENYTKQIMIKESELKALHAQINPHFLYNTLDSINWQAKLNKQYEIATMVKSLGNLLRNSISKKDYVITIEEETRLLEDYIAIQKIRYEERLEFKMTIDEGLNEYMIPKLTLQPIVENSINYGLEQLPEVCKINICTHLYPDKLEITVEDNGPGMDDEFLEKLRKGEINPRGSGIGLKNINERIKILFGEQYGLCINSKVNEGTRVSIYLPYKKEVC, from the coding sequence ATGAGAAATTTCTACAAAAATCTAAAAATAAAGAACAAACTATTTGTCATATTTCTGGCGGAAACTCTCATTCTTAGTTTATTGAGCATTATAGCGCTGCAAATTTCATTTTATATATATGATGAGCAGCTATATAATCAAGCTGTTGAAGTGCTTAACCTGTGGTCAACAAATGTGGAAAACAAACTTAAGCAAGTCAGCAAACTATCTTATAACATCATCTCAAACATGGAAGTACAGCAATATTTAATGACTATAAAGAACGACCCTTCAATGTATAATAAAGTTGTTGCAGGTGATAAGCTGGATGATAAACTATTGGCGTGGGCATTATCAGAAAAATATATTTTTTCCATACAGGTTATTGATACTAATGGAAACAGGTATGAAGGGGGAATAGATTCACTAAAAATAGACAAGGCGCGGTTAAACGATATTGTAGATAAGGCCAGTCGAGCAGAAGGGAAAGATTTATGGATTGAACCTTATGGACAGGACAAGGCCATCATATCTGCAAGAGTTGTGCGTGCCATACCTGAATTATCACTGGAGTCCCTCGGGACGCTTATAATTATTATTAATCCAGAAAAACTAATTGATAAATCCTCAAGCTTATCGTCAAGGTATGACCCTGATATAGTGATTCTTTCGGGGGATAATATTATATTTGAAGGCTATAAGGCATTTCCCATAAAACGATTGCTGCTGCCTAAAGGCCGGGAACAGGGTTATCTTATTACCCAAGTTGATGGAAAAAAATATCTGATTGCCTATACCACTTCGGACTACACAAATTGGACATACCTGAATGTTATACCGTATAAAGCCATATCCAAGCAGACATCGAATATAAGGATTATAATGACGGTTTTGTTTTTATGTATTTTTATAGTAATCCAGTACCTTGGTGTTAACTTTGCACGGGGAATCACCAAACCCCTTGAGAGACTAACCGAAGAGATGAAAAAGGTAGAGAACGGAAATTTTGAAGAAATTCAAAATGTAAATCTTACATCCAGCAATCGGAAAGATGAGGTAGAAAGTCTTGAATATGATTTCAGGCTGATGGTTGATAAAATTAACACTCTTATTAATGAAAATTATACAAAGCAGATCATGATAAAAGAATCTGAATTAAAAGCGCTGCATGCGCAGATTAACCCGCACTTTTTATATAATACACTTGATTCTATAAACTGGCAGGCCAAGTTAAATAAGCAGTATGAAATTGCTACAATGGTAAAGTCACTGGGAAATTTATTAAGGAACTCGATCAGTAAGAAAGACTATGTAATCACCATTGAGGAAGAAACACGGCTTTTAGAGGACTATATCGCTATTCAAAAAATCCGGTATGAAGAACGGTTGGAATTTAAAATGACCATAGACGAAGGACTGAACGAATATATGATTCCGAAACTGACGCTTCAACCGATTGTGGAAAATTCGATAAACTACGGTCTGGAACAACTGCCCGAGGTTTGTAAAATAAATATTTGCACACATTTATACCCTGATAAGCTGGAGATTACCGTTGAAGATAATGGACCCGGAATGGATGATGAGTTTCTTGAAAAGCTCCGGAAGGGTGAAATCAATCCAAGGGGTTCCGGAATCGGATTAAAAAATATCAATGAAAGAATAAAAATTTTATTTGGTGAACAATACGGTTTGTGTATTAATAGTAAAGTAAACGAAGGTACAAGGGTAAGTATTTATTTGCCCTATAAGAAGGAGGTCTGCTGA